Within Saccharomonospora cyanea NA-134, the genomic segment GAAGAACGGCACCCAGGCGAGCTGCTCGGCGGCGCAAAGCTTGAGCAGCTCCTCGTCCTCACGGGCCACGAGGCTGTAGGCGTTCTGCACGCACACGATGCCCGCCGGTAGGGCCCGGCGCAGAACGTCCAGGGACACGTTGCTCAGGCCGATCGCGCCGATCTTGCCCTCGTCACGCAGCGCGGTCATCACCGCGAGCTGGTCGTCGAGGTCGATGACCTGGTCGTCAGGGATGGGCGGGGTGAACCCGACGTCCATGCGGCGCAGGTTGACCACCGGGATCCGCTCGACGCCGAGTGTGGCGAGGTTGGCCTCGACGCCGGCGCGCAGTTCTTCGGGGCGCTGGGCTACCCGCATGGGGAACGGGCCGCCGGGGTCGGAGACGGCGCCGACCTTGCTGACGATCGAAACGTCGTCCTCAGGGCGCAGCGCGTCGCGGATCACGCTGTTGACGAAGCCGTTGCCGTAGAACTCGGCGGTGTCCACGTGGTCGACGCCGAGGTCGATGGCGTGGCGCAGCAGAGCGACGGCGGCGGATCGGTCGTCGCGCAGGCGTTCCAACTGCATCGCACCGTAGCCGATGCGCGCCACGGTGCGACCGGCCAGCTCGCCAGTCCCTCCGAGGTGAGGAACGTGGGTGGTTTCGGAAGTCATGGCTACCTGCTCTCGTGAGAGACTGGGCGTATACGGAGGAGCCTCCGTATACGTTTACCGTAGCACTACCGGAGGGCCCTCCGCTTTGTCTTCGTCGTCCCACTCCCAGAACTCGGACTCGGCTGGACCGATCGGCCGGCCGGTCCGCCGTGATGCGCGGCGCAACCGCGACAAGCTCATCGCCGTCGCCCAGGCCGCTTTTGCCCAAGCGGAGGGCCCGGTCTCCTTGGAAGGCATCGCCCGCCAGGCCGGCGTCGGCATCGGCACCCTCTATCGGCACTTCCCCACGCGCGAAGACCTCGTCGACGCCGTCTACGCCAGCGAACTCGACGCCGTCACCGCCAGCGTCCCCGACCTGCTCGACCAGCACCCCGCCGACATCGCCCTACGCGCCTGGATCGGCCGCTACGCCACCTTCGTCGCCACCAAGCGCGGAATGATGGACACGCTGCGCACCGCCTTCGCCTCCGGGCGCATTGCCGCCCCCTCACGCGAGCGCGTCACCGCCCCCATCGCCACGATCCTCGATCGAGGCGCCGCCACAGGCACCCTCCGCACGGACATCGACCCCGACGACATCACCACCCTGCTCATCGGCGTATTCGCCGCCATCATCGACGGCGCCTCCCAAGAGCGGACCGACCGCCTGCTCGACCTCCTGCTCGACGCCGTGCGCCCGAAGGGGAAAGCGCGGACGGGAGTCTGAAGACGCCACCTGAAGGATGTCTCGTAATCCGGTGTGGGTCTGGTGGTGACGAGACCGCCGACGGCCGACCTGGTCGTCAGTGGCGGCTTGGCTGGCCGATCGTGTACTGCTGGTCGCGACCTGTTGGCGGACGAACCTGACGATGCGTCAGCTTGGACCGCTGTTCGGAGTGTCGCATTCCGCGGCGCACCGGGTGATCGACACCCCTTGGGTCGCTGCCGGCGCTGGCCCGGTCCGCAAGCGGTGGCTCGACGCGATCGCCATTACGGGTGGTCAATCGGGGTCAGCACAGGAACCTGTCAGAAAAGGTGCGATACAGGTCAGACGTGCTGTCGTTTCAGGACCGGCCTGATCCCAAGCGGAGAAAGCTCCTCGGGCAGCCGGACCGAACCGCCTTGGGCGTCGTCGTCGGGCCCGTCATCGGGCCGGTCCCACACCTGCGCTACGACACACCACCAAGGGCGGACCTTCACTGCAATGGACCTGCGAGCTGCCGTGACAAGATGCCTTGGTGGAGACGCTTTTCTCGAAGCTCAGCGGCGAGACACTGTCGGCTGTCATCTTCGTGGCGGATTACCTGCGACTCGACTTCGACGGTTTGGCCTTCACAAGCTATGTGTGGCCGGTCGTCACGATCGAGTCAACACCGCGGCGTCTCGAAGACCCTGGATATCGGGACGCACTCTGCGCCTTCATCGGACACAAGGTCGAGAGCACGGAAGAGAGCCCACGAGCAGGCCTGGTGATCCGTTTCCCCTTGGGATCGATCACCGTCAACCCGGATCCGGGAGAACTCGTCGGTCCCGAGATCGCACAACTGCGCATCCACGATCCAGCGTGTGACAGCACTGAATGGATGATCTGGCGGCCAGGTGAAGACGTCTTCGAAGGCACATGACAGATCCAGCGACTCATCGTCGCCCGCCCGCTGGCAAGACGGGCAGGAGCTGAAGTAACAATACCCGTACGCAGAATGCGGACACGCCGAAAGGCTCACCCACCACTGTGGGCGATACGCCTGCCCCATCGGAACCGAGCAGCCGACCACACGCCTTCTGTGGACATCATCGAGCCCCTGCCCGCATGACCCGAACGCGCACACACTCGGGGTGATCGAGTCGCGACCGCGGCGGGCCGTTGTGAGGATTGAGGCGCGTGACCGATCACCCTGCGAGGTCGCGGCTGCGGGGCCGCTGATGGAGGAGCGAGGTGTCTGCTGCCCATGGCGCCGAAGTTCGGGAGCCACCCGACGGCTCCCGTCGTCGCGCCCCGGCGACAGACTGGCTGGGGTGGGCTTCGTGCGCCGTCGTGGCGGTCGGGTTCGGGCTGTTCCTGCTCGCGTGGTCGGCCGGTGGTTTCTCGGTGTCCCTGCCCTGGGCGCCGAGCCTCGACCTGCGGCTGAGTTTCTCGCTCGACGGGCTTGGTGCGCTGTACGCGCTGCTGGCCACCGGTGTCGGTGCGCTGGTGTTCGCCTACGGCAGTCGCTACCTGAAGCTGCACCTGGAACACGAGGAACGTCCGCTCTCCGAAAGATGGCGCTTCTGGCCGTGGATGGTGCTGTTCGCCGCGTCGATGGCCGGACTGGCACTGGCACAGGATCTCGTGCTGCTGTTCGTCTTCTTCGACCTCACCGCCATCTGCTCGTACTTCCTCATCGGGTTCGACCGGGAACAGCGCGACGCCCGTACCGCCGCGATCGCCTCTCTCATCATCACCGTGGCCAGCGCCGTCGCGATGCTCATCGCCGCGGTCCTGTTCTACGGCCGCTACGGCACCTTCTCGATCCCCGAACTGGTTCGGCTGGCGGAAAGCGAACCGACCACCACCGCCGCGGCCGCGCTACTGGCCGTGGCCGCCCTGGCCAAGAGCGCGCAGGTGCCCCTCCACTTCTGGTTGCCACGGGCCATGACCGCCCCCACCCCGGTGTCGGCCTACCTCCACTCGGCGGCGATGGTGGCGGCCGGTGTCCTCGTGCTCGGCCGGGTCCATCCGTTGCTCGCCTTGAGCGAC encodes:
- a CDS encoding TetR/AcrR family transcriptional regulator produces the protein MSSSSHSQNSDSAGPIGRPVRRDARRNRDKLIAVAQAAFAQAEGPVSLEGIARQAGVGIGTLYRHFPTREDLVDAVYASELDAVTASVPDLLDQHPADIALRAWIGRYATFVATKRGMMDTLRTAFASGRIAAPSRERVTAPIATILDRGAATGTLRTDIDPDDITTLLIGVFAAIIDGASQERTDRLLDLLLDAVRPKGKARTGV
- a CDS encoding aldo/keto reductase, encoding MTSETTHVPHLGGTGELAGRTVARIGYGAMQLERLRDDRSAAVALLRHAIDLGVDHVDTAEFYGNGFVNSVIRDALRPEDDVSIVSKVGAVSDPGGPFPMRVAQRPEELRAGVEANLATLGVERIPVVNLRRMDVGFTPPIPDDQVIDLDDQLAVMTALRDEGKIGAIGLSNVSLDVLRRALPAGIVCVQNAYSLVAREDEELLKLCAAEQLAWVPFFPLGGALPWMPKVTDEPAVIAAAERLGCTPAQVGLAWLLHHSPQTLLIPGTATTSHLEANLAVGAITLDGETLAALDAVPTRPATLPHH
- a CDS encoding type 2 periplasmic-binding domain-containing protein, which encodes METLFSKLSGETLSAVIFVADYLRLDFDGLAFTSYVWPVVTIESTPRRLEDPGYRDALCAFIGHKVESTEESPRAGLVIRFPLGSITVNPDPGELVGPEIAQLRIHDPACDSTEWMIWRPGEDVFEGT